The nucleotide window GATAAAAGCCAAAAAAGAAACCAAAACGGCGTGCGTGCGAATGAATCAATGAGTCGTAACTTTGGACCTCTTCTTGGCCTCACTGTAAAGCACCACCCCCATTATGGTGATTCCGAACCCGGCCATTCCCATAACCGTCACCGGATTCCTGAAGATCAAAACCGAAACCACCGCCGCCACCGCCGCCTTGGCATTCCCCAACACCTGCAGCGTCAAAGCACTCGTGTGCTTCGTCACCAAGAAATTCGTCAAGTTCACCAAATAAGCCACGGTGGCATTCCCAAGCAGCAAGAACACAATAAAGGGGTCACCTTTCGCCTTCTCAATAGTCAAAGCCAGCACATTTCCTTCAATGTAGAGCGTGAACGGCAACAAAATCATCGCCGCCAAGGGTGCCATGTAGAGAAGCAAGTTCATGGAGTGAAGCTTCTCCGCTTCAGAAGTCAACAAAATCCCCTGAACCACAGACTTCAAAGCGCGACCAGCGGTGGAACCGACACAGACCAGAAAcccaaacaaatgaaaaaggggTTCACTGTTGCTCGCCACGACGATACCGAACACCACCGGCAACAGGGCGAGGTAAACCTCCCCAGTCTCCTTCTTGCATGTGATCAAAAACGCAAAAATCGCGGTGAAGAACGGGGTCGTTGCGCCGATGGCCTGGTTGAAGGAGACGGGGAGGTAGCGGAGGGAGGTGTTGCCGCAGACGACGGAGAAGCAGAAGATGGCGCTGAGAGCGAAGATCTTGAGGAACTGCTTCTTGGAGTGGATGTGCTGGAGAGGAACGAGTTCAAGGAAGTTGATGGAGGCGTAGGAATAAGCGGCGCATGATAGCATGTGGAGCATTGTGAGGAAGATAGGGAAGCGGTAGCCGTAGAAGCTGAGGAGGTACTTGTTTAAGAGAAGAACTCCGATGTTCGAGAGGTACCAAGATGAAATGATGAGAGCAGTTAACAGGGTCGGGGAGAGGTTGTTAGGGTTCGATCCGAAGCTGTTGCGGAGCTCCCCCGGGGGTGTGGGGGGAATGTCCAGTACTTGGTCCGTCGTGCTGGTGTCCAGCCGAGGGTTGCTCATTCGCCGCGTCGTCCATGTCTGCGCCTCCACCATCGCCGCGCCGCCAAATGGGAAATAGTACGatgatgttttgttttttaggtTTGGGGTGATGGTGCCAGATCTGAAGTGGAGTTGGGGATGGTGGTGTTAGGGAGAGTGATAAGAGCTGCTGGGAAGGAAGAAATGGGGGGAATAATTATAGATCGTACGGTGGCTGATCAGATTTGCTAGGGGTGGGGGGATTTGGGGCCGTTGGATGGACAAATAAGAATGATAATAAAAGAAGAGGCTTTGGGTGGACCACACCTTGTTTGGCTTTGGGAAAGATGGATGGATGGATGGCGTTTGAGAATCACTTCTGCACATGTTCAGGTTGTGTGTCGGTGTGGTGTTGAGTGGGATACTTGTAGGATTGGATTGGggataagaataagaataacatcatcttttcttttctttttttttcttctcaaattctctattcattgttagaatttttatttaccTTTTCCTTTCTTAGCTATGAGGTGTCTCTTCACTTTCTAGttagaaattaatttcatttatgatatgttaatcaaataaattttgtacgtgaaaaaaattaaaaataattttttttattatataaacaatTAGTAGTCttatggttttttatttttattttttttaacggcTTGAAATAAATTACTATTAAAACACCTCCGTAGCACTATAAGCAAGACCTTTGACTGCTGCTCTAAATCTTAGGACTCTTTCTCACAGAATATAATGT belongs to Glycine soja cultivar W05 chromosome 5, ASM419377v2, whole genome shotgun sequence and includes:
- the LOC114412122 gene encoding probable sugar phosphate/phosphate translocator At1g12500, encoding MVEAQTWTTRRMSNPRLDTSTTDQVLDIPPTPPGELRNSFGSNPNNLSPTLLTALIISSWYLSNIGVLLLNKYLLSFYGYRFPIFLTMLHMLSCAAYSYASINFLELVPLQHIHSKKQFLKIFALSAIFCFSVVCGNTSLRYLPVSFNQAIGATTPFFTAIFAFLITCKKETGEVYLALLPVVFGIVVASNSEPLFHLFGFLVCVGSTAGRALKSVVQGILLTSEAEKLHSMNLLLYMAPLAAMILLPFTLYIEGNVLALTIEKAKGDPFIVFLLLGNATVAYLVNLTNFLVTKHTSALTLQVLGNAKAAVAAVVSVLIFRNPVTVMGMAGFGITIMGVVLYSEAKKRSKVTTH